A genome region from Pseudarthrobacter defluvii includes the following:
- a CDS encoding ParB family protein: protein MTVKPKRFPAFTPYYTEDQAGQVRAAFKAAGLQEGDASVSDLIVRATMREVKRMQRKYNGGKAWPAVPAGELRRGQRTMDEMRQRDEGK, encoded by the coding sequence TTGACGGTGAAGCCGAAGAGGTTCCCGGCGTTCACGCCGTACTACACCGAGGACCAGGCGGGGCAAGTCCGGGCGGCATTCAAGGCTGCCGGTCTGCAGGAAGGTGACGCCAGTGTTTCGGACCTTATCGTGCGGGCGACGATGCGTGAAGTGAAGCGGATGCAGCGCAAGTACAACGGCGGCAAGGCGTGGCCGGCGGTGCCGGCCGGCGAGCTACGGCGAGGGCAGCGGACAATGGATGAAATGCGGCAGCGGGACGAGGGAAAGTAG
- a CDS encoding helix-turn-helix domain-containing protein → MGQWTEEVDKMENRTSLPLPKMLTIDQVQEILNLGKPMVYALVRSGELRAATFGPRGIWRVREDDLAAYIDAAYEKTAERIASGQVPDGEAAAEE, encoded by the coding sequence ATGGGTCAGTGGACTGAAGAGGTGGACAAGATGGAGAACCGCACGTCGCTGCCGCTTCCGAAAATGCTGACGATAGATCAGGTTCAGGAGATCCTGAACCTTGGAAAACCGATGGTCTATGCGCTGGTGCGAAGTGGTGAGTTGAGGGCCGCGACGTTCGGCCCGAGGGGCATCTGGCGGGTCCGGGAGGATGATTTGGCGGCGTACATTGATGCCGCGTACGAGAAGACAGCGGAGCGCATCGCGTCCGGACAGGTTCCCGATGGCGAGGCTGCAGCGGAGGAATGA